In Chitinophaga oryzae, the sequence ATTGTTCCTGGTTCAGTTCCGACTGTGCCAGCTGCAGCAGTCCGTTTGACAGGTCGGACAGGTTTTCTGCGTCTTCCAGCACGGAGGTGAGGAGCGCCTGGTATTCTTCTTTGGTGCGTTCCTTGGAGAGGGTGACCTGCAACTGGCTGATAATGGCGGCCAGCGGGGTACGCAGCTCATGGGAGGCGTTGCTGACGAAACTTTTCTGGAGATCGAACGAGTTGCCGAGGCGCTGCAGCATGGTGTTGAAGTTGGCGCCCAGCGTAGCAATTTCGTCTTTGCCTTTTACGGCTACCTGTGTGTCCAGCATGTTGCTGGCGTTAATTTTATCTACCTGCTGCACCAGTTTGTCGATCGGCTGCATCATTTTGCGGGCGAAGAAATAACCCACGCCCACCAGTATCGCCACTGCGGTAATCAGCTCTATCAGCAGTATCTGGCGGAGGTTCTGGAGGTTCTGGAAGCCGTATTTATCGAAGGAGGACACAATGACGATGACTGACACGTCTCCCTCGGTATAGAAGACGCCTACCTGCTCGCCGCTGTTTTTGATGTTGCTGTATAATTTGTTTTGTTTGATATAGTCCAGCAGGCTGCGGTGTGTCCGGATGGTCGTGTCTTTGAGGTTGCTGTAAAGCAGGTCGTATTCGGGATTGTATACGAGGATGGTTTCTTTGTAGAGGTCCTGGAAAGTGGTACGGTCCAGTTTCCGCAGCAGGTCTACTTTTACGTGGCCGTCTTCGATGATCACGTTGGCAATGGAGCGGGCGCGGTATTCCAACCGCTCCATGTATTCGGCGCGCCTGGATTTGGAAGAGAAATAATAGGCCAGCACGGCAAAGGCAATCAGCATCAGCGAGGCTGAGAGGGTGTAATACAGTGCTATTTTATATTTGATCTTCATGCAGGATTACTCTTCGGAGAGGTAATATCCCATGCCGGTTTTGGTATGGAGCAGTTTCTGCTCAAAGTCTTTATCGATTTTTTTACGCAGGAAGTTCATATATACTTCGATGACGTTGGTGCCGGTATCGAAGTCGATGTCCCATACTTTTTCAGCGATGGTGAGTTTGGAGATCACTTTGCCTTTGTGCAGCGCCAGGAAGTCGAGCAGCTGGTATTCTTTGGCGGTGAGGGCTATTTTTTTGCCGCCGCGGGTGACTTCTTTCTTTTCCCGGTCTATTTCCAGGTCGGCGATGGTGATTTTGTACTGTGTGCCGTGCGGGGTCTCGGAGCCGGCCCGTTTAAGGAATACGCGGATACGTGCCAGCAGTTCGCGGAAGTCGAATGGTTTTACCAGGTAATCGTCTGCACCCAGTTCAAAGGCCTGCATTTTATCTTCCACGCCGCCCAGTGCGGTGAGCATGATCACGGGCACGCGGTTGTTTTTGCGGCGGATCACTTCACACAGTTCGTAGCCGTTGTGATGGGGGAGGTTGAGGTCCAGAATGACAAGGTCGTAGTTGTTGCTGGCAGCCAGGCTTTTGCCCATGCGGCCGTCGTAGGCCACGTCTACCTCGAAGCCGTTTTCTTCAAGGCCTTTTTTCACGGCATTGGCTACTTTGACTTCATCTTCTACCACCAGTATTTTCTGCATATAAAACTTTTTAAAATTACGAATTACGAATTACGAATGGAGGGCCTACTTTTTGACAAAGTCATTAAATAACCGCTCAACCAGGAAGCCCTCCATTCGTAATTCGTAATTTGTAATTCGTAATTAGCTAACGAGGTTTGCTTCCAGTTGCATGATTTTCTCGAAGAGCTGTTCGTATTGTTCGTTGGCCCTGTCGATGAATTTCAGTACGTCCTGGTATTCGCTTTCTACCTGTGCAAACTTAGTCCGGTCGTTATAGGTGGCCGGGTCGCCTAAGTTGGCTTCCAGGCTGGCTTTACGTTCTTTCAGGCTGGCCAGCTGTCCTTCTACCTGTGCAAACTGTTTTTGTTGTTTCTGCAGTTCGCGTTGCACGTCTTTATTGATGGCGCCTTTGGTGGCGGTGTTATTGCTGGTGGCGGCTGGCGCCTGTTTGGTTTCTTTTTTGGTTTCGGCGGGCGCGGCTTTTACCGGTGCAGCAGCAGCTTGTGCGGCCATCCGTTTTTTCCATTCTTCGTATTCGGTGTAGGTGCCTTTAAACTCTTTGATTTCGCCGTCCACGATTTCCCAGATCTTGTTGGCCGTCTGGCTCACGAAGTAACGGTCGTGCGATACGAGCACGAAGCTGCCTTCGTATTTATCGAGGGCGTCGATCAGCATCTGCACGGAGTTCATGTCGAGGTGGTTGGTGGGCTCATCGAGCATGAGGAAGTTGGCCTGGCTGATGATGGTTTTGGCCAGTGCCACCCTGGCTTTCTCACCCCCGGAGAGGATACGTATTTTTTTGAATACGTCGTCGCCGGTAAAGAGGAAGCAGCCGAGCAGCTGGCGCAGTTCCAGCTCAGTGCGGCCGGAACCGAAATTTTTCAGTTCGTCGAGGATCTCGCTGTTGAGGTCCAGGGATTCGAGCTGGTGCTGGGCGTAGAAGCTGGTCACCACGTTGTGTCCCGGCACTCTTTCGCCTTCCATGGGTTCCATGCCGAAGATAATACGCAGCAGGGTGGATTTACCCTTACCGTTGGCGCCGATCAGGGCGATTTTATCGCCGCGGTTGATTTCTGCGCTGGTATTTTTCAGGATCTGGTTAGCGCCATAGGCTTTGCTGATGTTGTTCAGCGTACACAGGATTTTGCCTGGTGTTTTATCGATGGAGAAGTTGATCTTGATTTTAGACGGACCGTTGTCTACCTGTTCCACCCGCTCCAGTTTATCCAGCCTTTTGGCGATGCTCTGTGCCTGGGCGGCTTTAGAGGCTTTGGCTTTAAAGCGTTCGATAAACCTTTCCTGCTGGCGGATATAGTCCTGCTGGTTTTCGTAGGCGCGTTGCTGCATTTCGCGGCGCAGTTCTTTCTCCACTTCATAGTCGGCGTAGGAGCCGGCGTAGTGGTGTAGTTGCTGCTGGTATACTTCCACGATTTTGTTGACCATACGGTCCAGGAAGAAACGGTCGTGCGATACGATGATCACAGCGCCGTTGTAGCCAACGAGGTACCGTTCCAGCCATTCGATGGACGGAAGGTCGAGGTGGTTCGTCGGTTCGTCGAGCATGAGTACGTCCGGCTGCTGGAGAATGAGGCGGGCGAGGAGCACGCGCATCCGCCATCCGCCGGAGAATTCGCTATAGGGGCGGTCCAGGTCGGCGGTGGTGAAGCCGAGGCCTTCCAGTACCTGTGCCGTTTTGTGTTTCATGTTGTAGCCGTCCAGCGCTTCGAATTCGTGGAGGGCGTCGCTGAACTGGTGCAACAGCTCTTCTGTCTGGTCGTGTTCCAGTTCTTTGGTGAGCCGGTCGATTTCCTTTTCCAGTTCCAGCGCTTTGCCGAAGGCCATCATCCCTACGGTGAGGATAGACTCGTCCGTCTCAAAGCTGAGCAGGTCCTGGTTGAAGAAGCCGATCGTCAGGTTTTTGCTTTTATTAACGCTTCCTTTGGAAACGGAGTATTCGCCATTGATAATACGCAGCAGGGTGGATTTTCCGGTTCCATTCAATCCGATAAGGCCAACGCGGTCTCCCGGCTCTATATGCCAGGAAGAATCTTCCAGGATAACCCTGGACCCAAACTCAAAAGTAATGTCCTGTAATGCGATTAACATAATTGATCAAAAATTGGATAAAAAACGTGCAAAGGTAACCAGAACTTATGTCATTTTAATGATTCCGATACTTTTGTATTTTCATAATATATTAATAATTATTAAACAAATAATTAAATATTAAAATATACAGATAATCAAATATTTCCAGTCCCCGCTGATTATTATTACTTTTGCGAACGAAGAAAACATCCACCCATGAATTTCAGATTAGGCGTTCCCGTGGGAACATTATGCATAGCGGTTGCCCTGTTTGGCTGTCAGTCATCCTCCACCAGATCCGGTGAAGAAGCGGCGGCGCCGGCAGCGGCGTTACAGGCGCCCTACAGCCAGGTATATTACGATTCCCTGCAAACGGTCATGCAGGCTTACTATCAGCTGTCAGACGCCCTGGTAAAAGCCGACAGCGCAGCGGCCAACGTGGCGGCGGCTTCCCTGAAACTGCACATGGACAGCCTGCCGGTAAGCTCCCTTCAGATGGACAGCAGCCATCTTAATATCATCACCGGCACCACCGGCAGCATCAGCGCTGAACTGGCGGGTTTTGAAGGCGAAAAAGACCTCGAAGGCAAACGGTCGTCTTTCCAGATGGTGTCTGACATGTTATTCGATCTCGTCAAGAATACCGGCCTCAAAGGTAAAACCCTTTATCATCAATATTGCCCGATGGCCTTCGATGACAAAGGCGCTTACTGGCTGAGCGAAAAACCGGAGATCCTGAATCCTTACTTCGGAGATAAAATGTTGCATTGCGGAGAAACAAAAGATACTTTAAGTTACCAGTAAATTGTAAATTACTGTCTATTGCCGGAGCACAATAGACAGTAATATGCAAAGCTTTAGATATGTAGTTACTTTCCTGATGATCCTGACCCTGTGTGTGGCTGCAAAGGCACAGCGTTACACCGTTAGCGGGTATGTACGCGACAGTACCAACGGCGAGTCTCTCCCGGGCGCCACGGTACAGGTGCAGGGCACCGGCACCGGCATCCAGACCAACACCTATGGATTTTATTCCCTCACCCTGTCTCCCGGCACTTACACCATCATTTATTCTTTTGTAGGTTATGAAAGCAAATCGCTGGAATTAAACCTAACAGGTAATACTATACGTTATATGGAACTGTTGCCCCGGTCTTACCAGGCGAAGGAAGTCGTGGTAACGGCCCGGCAGCAGCATGCGCATGTGAAGAGCACAGACATGGGCCGCGTGGAGCTCTCTTCCCAGCAGGTGAAGAAGTTGCCGGCGCTGATGGGGGAGACGGACGTGCTGAAGGCGCTGCAGCTCATGCCTGGCGTACAGGCCGCGGGAGAAGGCAATGCCGGTTTTTATGTGCGGGGCGGCGGTCCCGATCAGAACCTGATCCTGCTGGACGAAGCGCCGGTATACAATACCGGCCACCTGTTCGGCTTCTTTTCCGTTTTTAATGCCGATGCCATTAAAAACACTACTCTTATTAAAGGAGGCATGCCGGCCAATTACGGCGGGCGCCTGTCTTCCGTGGTGGACGTGAATATGAAAGAAGGCAACAACAAAACGTTCCAGGGCGAGGGCGGCATAGGACTGATCGCGTCCCGGCTTTCCCTGCAGGGGCCGCTGAAAAAAGACAAAGCTTCCTTCATCGTTTCAGGGAGGCGCACTTACATCGATCTGCTCTCCAAACCTTTTGTCAACAACTCGGAGTACAAAGGTACCGGCTATTACTTTTATGACCTGAACATGAAGGTGAACTATATCCTGTCTGACAAGGACCGGCTGTACCTCAGTGGTTATCTCGGCAGGGATGTGTTCAGTTTTTCCAGCAACAACCGGAAGTTCCTGGTGAAGATCCCCTGGGGCAACAGTACGGCTACCCTGCGCTGGAACCACGTTTTCAGCAGTAAGCTGTTCGCCAACCTGTCGCTGATTTACAATGACTACAAGTTCCAGTTCAGCGCGCTGCAGAACAGTTTTAACCTCCGCCTGTCTTCCGGTATCAGCGACGCCAACGGGAAACTGGATTTTGATTTTTACCCCAATCCCCGCCATCATATTAAGTTTGGCGGTAATTATATTTACCATGTGTTCACGCCCAGCACCGTCAGCGGGGGGCAGGATTCCACCGTATTTTCTCCTCCGGAAAACGCCTACAAGAAGTATGCGCATGAAGTAGGGGCCTATCTGATGGACGACTGGGAGATATCGCCGCATTTGCAGCTCAATGCGGGCGTGCGTTTCAGCGGTTTTATGCAGATAGGGCCTTATACCCGTTATATCCGCAATGATGCCGGCCAGAAAACCGACAGTGTGCGATATGGCCGCTGGCGGCCGGTGGTGAGCTATGGAGGCTTTGAGCCGCGCCTGATCCTGCGGTACTCCTGGAATAATGATAATGCCATCAAGGCTGCTTTTACGCGTAATTACCAGTTCATTCACCTGGTGTCCAATGCAGGCACCACTTTGCCGACCGATGTGTGGGTGCCCAGCACCTACCGGGTGCAGCCGCAGCAGTCGTGGCAATATTCCGCCGGCTACTTCCGCAATTTTAAAAACAATACCTACGAAGCCTCTGTAGAAGCCTATTATAAGGAGATGTACCACCAGATAGAATACCGCGAAGGATACACGCCCTCGTTGTCTGATCCCGAGCTGGATTTTGTTTTCGGAAAGGGGAAAGCTTACGGGGTGGAAGTGTTTGTGAACAAGAAAAAAGGTGCGCTGACAGGCTGGCTGGGATATACGCTGGCGTGGACGTGGCGGAAGTTTCCCCAGCTGAACAACGGGGAGTGGTACCCGGCAAAGTACGACCGGCGGCACGATTTCGTGGCGGTGGCTACGTATGAATTAAATAAACGGTGGACTTTTTCGGGTGTGTTTATCTATGGCACGGGCAACACCACTACGATGCCTGAACAGTTCTATTTCATGGAAGGCGCGCTGGTACAGGGATATGGTAAGATCAATTCATATCGCATGGCGCCGTACAACCGGCTGGATTTATCTGCTATTTATACACCCAGGCCGAAAAGAGAGAACAAGCGGTTCCAGGGAAGCTGGGCATTCTCGATTTATAACGTGTACAGCAGGAAAAATCCCTATTTCATTTATTTTGACCAGGAGGGAAAGGCGGTGGATGGGTCACTGAAAGTCACGGCCAGGCAGGTGTCGTTGTTTCCGATTATTCCCGCGGTGACGTATAATTTTAGGTTTTAGCGATCATTTAAAGAACTTAAAGTAGGTCCAGATAATACCCAGGATAGTGCCTGTAATGGTCACGTATTGTAACAGCCCTGTATTGCTCATTTTTGAACAAATCTCTTTAAAGTCCGTTTGTATTTGAAGCTGCACTTTGTCCAATTTTGTATGACAGGTGTTAAGGTCTTCTTTGAATTCATCGAGATCTTCTTTAATTTTATCCAGCTTGGTATCTACCGCCACGAGTTTGGTGGAAAGTTGTTGTATATCCGTTTTAAGCAGGTCTTTGCTATAGGCTGCATCCATTTCGGAGAGAAGTTCTTGTGCTTTGGCATCTTCCAGGTGGAGGTCCTTTCTGAAAATATCGTAGATTTTGATATGGTTTGCAGACATAATTCAAGTAGTTTGGTGATAGAATAAAGGGGCCTGGGTTTAATACAGAGTGATACCTGCCGTTGTATTTACATTCCCGTTCGGAGTCATTTTTTGAATGCAGCTACAACAAATCCCAAAGTGATGTTCAAAATTGTCAAAATGCCAACAGCGCCAGCTATAAAGTACCCTATCCTTAGACAAACCGTTCCAATAAGTCCTTTCAGATCATTTCGTATTTCAGTAACCTCTGCCTTTACTTCTTTGAGGCCTGTTTCAACATGTTCTAATTGGGTAGAAATTTTTCCTATTTCAGTTTTTGTAGCGAATTTGTCCGCCTGAGCCTCGCTAATGGCGAAATCCATAGAAGAAACCAACTTTCTGGTTTGTTCTTCACTAAGGTGTAGATCTTTTCTCAAAATGTTATAGATAACGTTATTGGTTGCAATCATAGTGATGTTGTGTTAAATAAGAGAAAAATATGTTCCATTGTTACTGCCTTGCTACGACTGCAAACAGCACTACAAGGCCAGGGATGCCTAAACAAACAACCCAGAAGAGGATACGATCCATTTGGTCTATCCGGCGTTCAAGACGATCGTTATTTTCGCGTATTGTATCGCCATATTGTATTATTTCCTGTAATCGGTCGTTTAGTATGTTGTCCATTGTCAATAACAGTTGGATGGTTGCATTTTCAGTTCATCCCTTAAAATGGAAGAAATACGATGTTCGTCACTGAAAGTGGGCCTGCGTCCCGGTTTTGAAATATACCCCATAATTTATTGATTAATTACTCAAAATGAATGTTTTTGAATTATAAAATCAAAATTACTTTCCCTCGTCTGTCCTCCCAATTTTTTGCACAACAATTTTTAAAAAATCTTCTTTCGGGAGATGAAAAACGGGGAGGGAAAGGTACGTGCCGGGGTTGGTTGGGTATGTGTATGGAGCCATAGTGGCTATCTTTAAAGCATTTTGTCCGTGGGCAGGGCAGGAGCGCCCGTTGATACCACCATTCTCATGGTCCCCTTATCCGCAATAACGATTTTGTCAACTTTCTGATTCCCGGCGGATCAACAACTTTGTAAAGTGGCGTTATTTTCTTATATTTACAGGCTTTGTTGACTTTCCGGACTGATACCCACCGCCGCGTGATCCATTATTTTTAAATTCCCTGGAATTTCGCTGGCGGACTAAGCAAAAAGCTAACAAACTATTTCTTAACTTCGCAAACATTTTATAAAGGAAATATAGCGCATATGAAAAAGTATGACGCTAACAGTAAAACGTATGATAAATATCACTTTTCCGGATGGCGCAGTTCGTCAGTATGAACCAGGAGTAACTGCATTGGACATTGCCAAATCCATCAGCGAAGGATTGGCACGTAAAGTATTGGCTGCAAAAGTTAATGGGCAGGTAGTGGACGCTACACGCCCGGTTACAACGGATGCTACGCTGCAGCTCCTGACGTGGACGGATACAGATGGTAAATCCACCATGTGGCACTCTTCCGCGCACCTGATGGCCGAAGCCCTGGAAGCCCTGTATCCCGGTGTGAAACTGGGTTACGGTCCCGCTATTGAAGCCGGTTTTTATTACGATATAGACCTGGGCGACCGCACCATCTCCGAAGAGGACCTGAAGGCGATTGAGGCGAAGATGGTAGAGCTGTCCAAAAAGAACAGCGAATACATTCGCAAAGACGTGAGCAAAGCCGACGCACTGGCTTATTTCACGGAGAAAGGCGACCCCTACAAAGTGGAAACCATCAATGAGCTGCCTGACGGAAGCATTACCTTCTATACACAGGGCGGTTTTACAGACCTGTGCCGTGGCCCGCACATTCCGAACACCAGCTTCATCAAATCCATTAAGCTGACCAGCATCGCCGGCGCTTACTGGCGGGGTAACGAGAAAAACAAGATGCTTACCCGCATCTATGGTATCACTTTCCCCAACCAGAAAGAGCTGGATGAATACCTGACGCTGATCGAAGAAGCGAAAAAACGCGACCACCGCAAACTGGGCAAGGAACTGGAACTGTTCATGTTCTCTGAAAAAGTAGGACTGGGCCTTCCGATGTGGC encodes:
- a CDS encoding ABC-F family ATP-binding cassette domain-containing protein, which codes for MLIALQDITFEFGSRVILEDSSWHIEPGDRVGLIGLNGTGKSTLLRIINGEYSVSKGSVNKSKNLTIGFFNQDLLSFETDESILTVGMMAFGKALELEKEIDRLTKELEHDQTEELLHQFSDALHEFEALDGYNMKHKTAQVLEGLGFTTADLDRPYSEFSGGWRMRVLLARLILQQPDVLMLDEPTNHLDLPSIEWLERYLVGYNGAVIIVSHDRFFLDRMVNKIVEVYQQQLHHYAGSYADYEVEKELRREMQQRAYENQQDYIRQQERFIERFKAKASKAAQAQSIAKRLDKLERVEQVDNGPSKIKINFSIDKTPGKILCTLNNISKAYGANQILKNTSAEINRGDKIALIGANGKGKSTLLRIIFGMEPMEGERVPGHNVVTSFYAQHQLESLDLNSEILDELKNFGSGRTELELRQLLGCFLFTGDDVFKKIRILSGGEKARVALAKTIISQANFLMLDEPTNHLDMNSVQMLIDALDKYEGSFVLVSHDRYFVSQTANKIWEIVDGEIKEFKGTYTEYEEWKKRMAAQAAAAPVKAAPAETKKETKQAPAATSNNTATKGAINKDVQRELQKQQKQFAQVEGQLASLKERKASLEANLGDPATYNDRTKFAQVESEYQDVLKFIDRANEQYEQLFEKIMQLEANLVS
- a CDS encoding TonB-dependent receptor, yielding MQSFRYVVTFLMILTLCVAAKAQRYTVSGYVRDSTNGESLPGATVQVQGTGTGIQTNTYGFYSLTLSPGTYTIIYSFVGYESKSLELNLTGNTIRYMELLPRSYQAKEVVVTARQQHAHVKSTDMGRVELSSQQVKKLPALMGETDVLKALQLMPGVQAAGEGNAGFYVRGGGPDQNLILLDEAPVYNTGHLFGFFSVFNADAIKNTTLIKGGMPANYGGRLSSVVDVNMKEGNNKTFQGEGGIGLIASRLSLQGPLKKDKASFIVSGRRTYIDLLSKPFVNNSEYKGTGYYFYDLNMKVNYILSDKDRLYLSGYLGRDVFSFSSNNRKFLVKIPWGNSTATLRWNHVFSSKLFANLSLIYNDYKFQFSALQNSFNLRLSSGISDANGKLDFDFYPNPRHHIKFGGNYIYHVFTPSTVSGGQDSTVFSPPENAYKKYAHEVGAYLMDDWEISPHLQLNAGVRFSGFMQIGPYTRYIRNDAGQKTDSVRYGRWRPVVSYGGFEPRLILRYSWNNDNAIKAAFTRNYQFIHLVSNAGTTLPTDVWVPSTYRVQPQQSWQYSAGYFRNFKNNTYEASVEAYYKEMYHQIEYREGYTPSLSDPELDFVFGKGKAYGVEVFVNKKKGALTGWLGYTLAWTWRKFPQLNNGEWYPAKYDRRHDFVAVATYELNKRWTFSGVFIYGTGNTTTMPEQFYFMEGALVQGYGKINSYRMAPYNRLDLSAIYTPRPKRENKRFQGSWAFSIYNVYSRKNPYFIYFDQEGKAVDGSLKVTARQVSLFPIIPAVTYNFRF
- a CDS encoding DUF3347 domain-containing protein, producing the protein MNFRLGVPVGTLCIAVALFGCQSSSTRSGEEAAAPAAALQAPYSQVYYDSLQTVMQAYYQLSDALVKADSAAANVAAASLKLHMDSLPVSSLQMDSSHLNIITGTTGSISAELAGFEGEKDLEGKRSSFQMVSDMLFDLVKNTGLKGKTLYHQYCPMAFDDKGAYWLSEKPEILNPYFGDKMLHCGETKDTLSYQ
- a CDS encoding response regulator transcription factor → MQKILVVEDEVKVANAVKKGLEENGFEVDVAYDGRMGKSLAASNNYDLVILDLNLPHHNGYELCEVIRRKNNRVPVIMLTALGGVEDKMQAFELGADDYLVKPFDFRELLARIRVFLKRAGSETPHGTQYKITIADLEIDREKKEVTRGGKKIALTAKEYQLLDFLALHKGKVISKLTIAEKVWDIDFDTGTNVIEVYMNFLRKKIDKDFEQKLLHTKTGMGYYLSEE
- a CDS encoding sensor histidine kinase; this encodes MKIKYKIALYYTLSASLMLIAFAVLAYYFSSKSRRAEYMERLEYRARSIANVIIEDGHVKVDLLRKLDRTTFQDLYKETILVYNPEYDLLYSNLKDTTIRTHRSLLDYIKQNKLYSNIKNSGEQVGVFYTEGDVSVIVIVSSFDKYGFQNLQNLRQILLIELITAVAILVGVGYFFARKMMQPIDKLVQQVDKINASNMLDTQVAVKGKDEIATLGANFNTMLQRLGNSFDLQKSFVSNASHELRTPLAAIISQLQVTLSKERTKEEYQALLTSVLEDAENLSDLSNGLLQLAQSELNQEQFVFDNVRIDELLMDMANLIRLKQKTPGKIDIQFIKVPENELLVTCFGNESLLKVLFLNLIDNACKFSPDSSAHVSIDFFTQYITVQIKNQGPVIPSGEINKVFEPFYRGENAHQTRGHGLGLSICKKIVQIHNGHITVTSTVEEGTTFTVLLPHL